One Brevibacillus choshinensis genomic window carries:
- a CDS encoding manganese efflux pump MntP family protein, with the protein MDQVLFQWGQFLTLLMIAFALSMDAFSLGIGVGMVGIRLREILKVSITIGLFHIGMPIVGIFVGAYLSDLVGDIAVFIGGGVLMAIGLHMLWNGFVNGDQKVLRTKGFGLIIFAFSVSLDALTVGFSFGLIEVNRLLAITLFGIMGGAMSYFGLLLGRSVGGWLGDYSELVGGLILFCFGLKFIL; encoded by the coding sequence TTGGATCAAGTTTTGTTTCAGTGGGGGCAATTTCTGACCTTGCTCATGATCGCCTTTGCCTTAAGCATGGATGCCTTTTCATTAGGAATCGGCGTTGGCATGGTCGGGATTCGATTGCGGGAAATACTGAAAGTGAGCATCACGATCGGGCTTTTTCATATAGGAATGCCTATTGTGGGTATCTTCGTCGGGGCGTATTTGTCCGATTTGGTTGGGGATATTGCTGTATTTATCGGTGGCGGAGTCCTCATGGCAATCGGTTTGCATATGCTATGGAACGGCTTCGTCAATGGCGATCAAAAGGTACTGAGGACGAAAGGCTTTGGGCTGATCATTTTTGCATTCAGCGTGAGTCTGGATGCGCTGACTGTAGGATTTTCCTTCGGATTGATTGAGGTCAACAGACTGCTTGCTATCACTCTCTTTGGAATCATGGGCGGTGCCATGTCTTACTTCGGGTTGCTTCTGGGTCGAAGTGTGGGAGGATGGCTAGGGGATTATAGCGAATTAGTAGGTGGACTTATTTTGTTTTGTTTTGGGTTAAAATTTATCTTATAG
- a CDS encoding low molecular weight protein arginine phosphatase, producing MKRILFVCTGNTCRSPMAEAMFRVKTAGQGYEVRSAGVAAFDGQPASPHAREVMAERGIEHVHQSSRLDEGLIDWSDVILTMTSSHKQAILTYFPSAAGKVHTLRDYVGVEGYGDIADPYGGSLEDYRRCAEELEESLDRLSMRLIQERFRKSP from the coding sequence GTGAAACGGATATTGTTTGTCTGCACAGGCAACACGTGTCGCAGTCCCATGGCAGAGGCGATGTTTCGCGTGAAAACGGCAGGGCAGGGCTATGAGGTTCGTTCCGCAGGCGTGGCCGCTTTTGACGGACAGCCTGCTTCACCGCATGCCAGAGAGGTCATGGCAGAGCGGGGGATCGAGCATGTGCACCAGTCCAGTCGATTGGATGAGGGGCTGATTGACTGGTCGGATGTGATTTTGACCATGACGTCCAGTCACAAGCAAGCCATTCTGACGTATTTTCCGTCTGCGGCGGGCAAGGTGCATACCTTGAGGGACTACGTAGGCGTAGAGGGCTATGGCGATATTGCCGATCCGTACGGTGGGTCCCTAGAAGACTATCGCAGGTGCGCGGAAGAACTTGAAGAATCACTGGACAGGCTGTCTATGCGACTGATTCAGGAGCGTTTTCGTAAATCGCCTTAA
- a CDS encoding DUF3298 and DUF4163 domain-containing protein — protein sequence MKSLKSITAGLVGSAVLFSAVAMPAFAATSAQPLPAAKPAPVASAQNPQAKGVVVTSKIIQQKTAEYEANITIPVISGLKDKAFEAKLNADLLKYAQDQLKERQTMSKQDAIDSKKYGYPMRPHAVDISYKVISVGKLVSFSVQTYLYTGGAHGLTDMTYYNIANLDKAKNLQLSDLFQAGYDYRYVLNNLIKQQIKNNPEIADVYNFETIAENQPFSFENGNLVIHFTQYEIAPYAAGMPAFSIPVHSYLNLLKPEVKALLQ from the coding sequence ATGAAATCCCTCAAATCGATCACAGCTGGCCTTGTAGGTTCGGCAGTTCTGTTCAGCGCAGTAGCCATGCCGGCGTTCGCCGCCACTTCTGCCCAGCCGCTGCCTGCAGCAAAACCCGCTCCTGTCGCATCGGCCCAAAATCCACAGGCAAAAGGTGTCGTCGTCACATCCAAAATCATTCAACAAAAAACGGCTGAGTACGAAGCAAACATCACAATCCCTGTCATCAGTGGCTTGAAAGATAAAGCATTCGAAGCAAAGCTGAATGCGGACCTGCTCAAATACGCACAGGATCAGCTGAAGGAACGCCAAACCATGAGCAAGCAAGACGCCATCGATTCCAAAAAGTACGGATATCCGATGCGTCCGCATGCTGTGGACATTTCCTACAAAGTGATCTCTGTCGGCAAGCTCGTATCCTTCTCAGTCCAAACCTACTTGTACACAGGCGGAGCTCATGGATTGACAGATATGACTTACTACAACATCGCCAATCTGGACAAGGCAAAAAATCTCCAGCTGTCCGATTTGTTCCAGGCTGGCTATGACTATCGCTATGTATTGAACAACCTGATCAAGCAACAGATTAAAAATAACCCAGAGATCGCTGATGTGTACAACTTTGAAACGATCGCAGAAAATCAGCCGTTCTCCTTTGAAAATGGCAATCTGGTCATTCATTTCACTCAGTATGAGATCGCTCCTTATGCAGCCGGGATGCCGGCGTTCAGTATTCCTGTACACAGCTACCTCAACCTGCTGAAGCCCGAAGTAAAAGCGCTGCTGCAATAA
- a CDS encoding L-threonylcarbamoyladenylate synthase yields the protein MGQKVVTKVWVVDNDVESTVENMQSCTQIVYAAHLLKADEAVAFPTETVYGLGANALSNVAVEKIFAAKGRPSDNPLIVHIAKKEQLSTIASEVPAKAEKLMEAFWPGPLTIILPRTDEVASLVTAGLDSVGVRMPDHPIALALIAAANLPIAAPSANRSGRPSPTTAAHVLADLEGRVAGVVDGGATGVGLESTVIDVTVEPPVILRPGGITREQLEEVIGSVDLDPSFQAGAAETPRAPGMKYTHYAPEGEMWLVEGGEERVRVKMADMLHEAKQHGRRTGVLATEETAAYWRANPDADIVLSVGSRTDLGEVAHQLYAVLREFDNLKAQFIVGETFSREGLGMAVMNRLEKAAGGRIERA from the coding sequence ATGGGGCAAAAAGTAGTGACGAAAGTTTGGGTTGTGGATAATGATGTGGAAAGTACTGTGGAAAACATGCAGAGTTGTACACAGATTGTGTATGCAGCTCATTTGCTGAAAGCAGATGAGGCTGTGGCATTCCCTACGGAGACGGTCTATGGACTGGGAGCCAATGCATTGTCCAACGTCGCTGTGGAAAAAATATTTGCAGCAAAAGGGAGACCCAGTGATAATCCGCTGATTGTGCATATTGCAAAAAAGGAGCAGTTATCCACGATTGCCTCTGAAGTTCCAGCCAAGGCCGAGAAGTTGATGGAGGCATTCTGGCCTGGACCGCTGACTATTATCCTGCCGCGAACCGATGAGGTAGCATCTTTGGTCACGGCCGGGCTCGATTCCGTCGGGGTGCGGATGCCGGATCATCCGATCGCGCTTGCCTTGATCGCGGCAGCCAATCTCCCGATAGCAGCGCCAAGTGCCAACCGCTCGGGAAGGCCGAGCCCTACGACCGCCGCACACGTGCTAGCCGATCTGGAAGGTCGAGTGGCTGGCGTGGTAGATGGAGGAGCGACAGGAGTAGGTCTGGAATCGACCGTCATTGATGTCACGGTCGAGCCGCCTGTCATTCTGCGTCCGGGAGGGATTACCCGCGAACAGCTGGAAGAGGTGATCGGATCGGTGGACCTCGATCCATCCTTTCAGGCAGGAGCAGCAGAGACTCCTCGCGCTCCTGGCATGAAATACACGCATTACGCTCCAGAGGGCGAAATGTGGCTGGTCGAGGGTGGAGAGGAGCGCGTGCGTGTAAAAATGGCAGACATGCTGCACGAGGCAAAACAGCACGGGCGTAGAACAGGGGTTTTGGCTACGGAAGAGACTGCGGCTTATTGGCGTGCGAACCCGGATGCCGATATCGTGCTGTCGGTAGGGTCACGCACGGATCTGGGAGAGGTCGCTCATCAGCTGTACGCTGTACTGCGTGAGTTTGATAACCTCAAGGCCCAGTTTATCGTCGGCGAGACATTCTCACGGGAAGGCTTGGGAATGGCAGTCATGAATCGCCTGGAAAAAGCCGCCGGAGGGCGGATCGAGCGCGCGTAA